In the genome of Variibacter gotjawalensis, one region contains:
- a CDS encoding ABC transporter ATP-binding protein codes for MDLVRFAGRPIPFLLHYVRNRRVSHLAILFVVLGAVTCSVSTQYGVKLLIDALAKNNAIWIAFGILVGLIAADNFLWRIATWIASYAFVNVTGDVRRDLFRHLTGHAPAYFSDRLPGTLSSRVTSTANATFAIENMFMWNVLPPCAATVGAIVLVGTVSVPVALVLAGIGIVLIFAMIKLAAAGGHLHHDFADKAARVDGEMVDVIGNMSTVRAFGGITREHRRFASVIGRELLARGRSLRYLEIVRLIHAIITVTFTIGLLYWSLHLWQAGSISVGDVVLICTLGISVLSATRDLAVALVDATQHIARLSEALSTLLEPHQMPDHPAAKPLVPMAARIEFRDVGFAYPGGAPVLENFNLKIESEERVALAGHSGAGKSTLFALLQRFYDPKSGGVLINGQDVSRIERESLHKAFAVVPQDISLFQRSIRENIRYGSRASTDEDVYEAAAAAQCLDFINELPEGFDTIVGDRGAKLSGGQRQRIAIARAFLKDAPILLLDEATSALDVQSEAAIRTAIERLTKGRTVIAIAHRLSTLRAFDRVLVLDSGRIIQDGPHQQLASVNGFYRTLIRHETARLVVPEEHDEMENDMHKRADVS; via the coding sequence ATGGATCTTGTCCGGTTTGCAGGACGTCCGATTCCTTTTCTGCTGCACTACGTGCGCAATCGCCGCGTCTCGCACCTCGCAATTCTGTTTGTAGTCCTAGGCGCGGTGACGTGTTCCGTCTCAACACAGTACGGCGTCAAACTTCTCATAGATGCGCTTGCGAAAAACAACGCGATTTGGATCGCATTCGGCATTCTTGTCGGCCTCATCGCGGCCGACAATTTTTTGTGGCGCATCGCGACTTGGATCGCGAGCTACGCGTTCGTCAATGTCACGGGCGATGTGCGGCGTGATCTCTTCCGGCATCTCACCGGCCACGCGCCGGCATATTTCTCGGATCGTTTACCGGGCACACTCAGCAGCCGCGTAACGTCGACGGCGAATGCGACATTCGCCATCGAGAATATGTTCATGTGGAATGTGCTGCCGCCATGCGCAGCGACTGTCGGCGCGATCGTGCTGGTCGGCACTGTCAGCGTGCCGGTCGCGCTGGTGTTGGCAGGTATCGGCATCGTGCTGATCTTCGCGATGATCAAACTCGCGGCGGCGGGCGGCCATCTGCACCACGATTTTGCCGACAAGGCCGCGCGCGTCGACGGCGAGATGGTCGACGTCATCGGCAATATGTCTACGGTCCGCGCCTTCGGCGGCATCACACGCGAGCATCGCCGTTTCGCGTCCGTGATTGGGCGCGAGCTGCTCGCGCGCGGCCGCAGCTTGCGTTACCTCGAGATCGTCCGCCTGATCCACGCGATCATCACGGTCACCTTCACGATCGGTCTCCTCTATTGGTCGCTGCATCTTTGGCAGGCCGGGTCGATTTCGGTCGGTGACGTCGTGCTGATCTGCACGCTCGGCATTTCGGTGTTGAGCGCGACGCGCGATCTCGCCGTCGCATTGGTCGATGCAACGCAACACATCGCCCGTTTGTCTGAAGCGCTCTCCACGCTGCTCGAGCCGCATCAGATGCCGGACCATCCGGCAGCCAAGCCGCTAGTGCCGATGGCGGCGCGCATTGAATTTCGCGATGTCGGCTTTGCCTATCCGGGCGGCGCGCCAGTGCTCGAGAATTTCAATCTGAAGATCGAGTCGGAAGAGCGCGTCGCGCTCGCCGGTCATTCCGGCGCGGGCAAGTCGACGCTTTTCGCGTTGCTCCAGCGCTTCTACGATCCGAAGTCGGGCGGCGTCCTCATCAACGGCCAGGATGTCTCCCGCATCGAACGCGAAAGCTTGCACAAAGCCTTTGCGGTGGTGCCGCAGGACATCTCGCTGTTCCAGCGAAGCATCCGCGAGAACATCCGCTACGGCTCGCGCGCCTCGACGGACGAAGACGTGTACGAGGCCGCCGCCGCCGCGCAGTGTCTCGACTTCATCAACGAGCTGCCGGAAGGCTTCGACACGATCGTCGGTGACCGTGGCGCGAAATTATCCGGCGGTCAGCGTCAACGCATCGCGATTGCGCGCGCGTTCTTGAAGGATGCGCCGATCCTGCTGCTCGACGAGGCAACGTCTGCACTCGATGTTCAGTCGGAAGCCGCCATCCGCACCGCGATCGAGCGCTTGACCAAAGGCCGAACCGTTATCGCGATCGCGCACCGCCTGTCGACATTACGCGCCTTCGACCGCGTCCTCGTGCTCGACAGCGGACGGATCATTCAAGACGGCCCGCATCAGCAACTTGCGTCGGTCAACGGCTTCTATCGCACGCTGATACGTCACGAAACCGCGCGGCTTGTTGTACCGGAAGAACATGACGAGATGGAGAACGACATGCACAAGCGAGCAGATGTATCCTGA